A genomic window from Chrysoperla carnea chromosome 3, inChrCarn1.1, whole genome shotgun sequence includes:
- the LOC123295556 gene encoding replication protein A 32 kDa subunit-B, translated as MWLDDYDNAGGQGGGGFDANTTVQGGTKQTNRSRQLMPMFIKHMHLLSEDLTFFGQTIQMVELYGVLRSQTVSSTKVIYELEDFSDKIICHLWLDHDPDQAPTIPNLMLNAYCRVVGTLKSLAEGRRVMILKIENMNHPNELVTFMLSAICARYEIEKMFKEEANGGTMNITTGAGGVAGTNNDLDDANNMIGTPFQYKVYKAIGKCNGEPHGGTIKQIQDIVKCTKAELMDTLEFLTNEGHVYTTIDDDHYKVAA; from the exons atgtGGCTTGATGATTATGATAACGCAg GTGGTCAAGGTGGAGGTGGTTTTGATGCAAATACTACAGTACAGGGTGGAACCaaacaaacgaatcgatcacgTCAATTAATGCCTATGTTTATAAAACATATGCATTTATTATCAGaagatttaacattttttggtcAAACGATACAAATGGTTGAATTATACGGGGTGTTACGATCACAAACAGTTTCATCCACTAAAGTCATCTATGAATTAGAAGATTTCAGTGATAAAATCATTTGTCATTTGTGGCTAGATCATGATCCT GATCAAGCTCCAACGATaccaaatttaatgttaaatgcATATTGTCGAGTTGTTGGAACACTTAAAAGTTTAGCAGAAGGACGTCGAgttatgattttgaaaatagaaaatatgaatCATCCAAATGAATTGGTCACCTTTATGCTATCAGCTATTTGTGCAAGATATGAAatcgaaaaaatgttcaaagaAGAG gcGAATGGTGGTACAATGAATATAACAACAGGTGCAGGTGGAGTTGCAGGTACGAACAATGATTTAGATGATGCAAACAATATGATTGGCACACCATTCCAATATAAAGTTTATAAGGCAATTGGAAAGTGTAATGGAGAACCACATGGTGGAACTATCAAACAAATCCAAGACATTGTGAAATGTACAAAAGCTGAATTaat GGATACACTTGAATTCCTGACAAATGAAGGTCATGTTTATACGACCATTGATGATGACCATTATAAAGTTGCAGCGTAA
- the LOC123295198 gene encoding B-cell CLL/lymphoma 7 protein family member B, whose translation MSRSIRAETRSRAKDDIKRVMQVVDKVRRWEKKWVTIGETTMKIYKWVPISTSEQKKKKDIKENGTSRKTAGLDNSSSNFSLAEDSNTCFSMVSDSQGPTDFSTHMAFSEDSNSQSSEPGAKRLKTD comes from the exons atgtCTCGATCAATCAGAGCTGAAACACGAAGTCGAGCCAAAGACGATATTAAACGTGTGATGCAAGTTGTTGACAAAGTTCGAAGATG GGAAAAGAAATGGGTAACAATCGGTGAAACAaccatgaaaatatataaatgggTTCCAATATCAACCAGTGAACAGAagaagaaaaaagatattaaagaaAATGGTACGAGTAGAAAAACAGCCGGTTTAGATAATTCCAGTTCGAATTTCAGTTTAGCCGAAGATTCTAATACAT gtttTTCAATGGTAAGTGATTCACAAGGTCCAACTGATTTTTCAACACATATGGCATTTTCAGAAGACTCAAATTCACAAAGTAGTGAACCAGGAGCGAAACGTTTAAAGACTGATTGA